A single window of Maylandia zebra isolate NMK-2024a linkage group LG2, Mzebra_GT3a, whole genome shotgun sequence DNA harbors:
- the si:ch211-175m2.5 gene encoding uncharacterized protein si:ch211-175m2.5, with the protein MASNLVSKLFRPHLTQLVSLRSGCLLRGKGEVAAAMCTRCSSSGSPPEKISRYPIPYKKDLPYDIVELMEEVESKGGFLPNVFKVLSHRPAEFRAFFAYYNELMNKDTGRLTKADRELIVVATSIYNRCLYCVVSHGALHRIYSKNPTLCDQVIVNYENADLAPRERAMLDFAMAVCRCDTITEQHFKSLEEAGFDREDAWDIAAIAAFFAMSNRLAHLTDMRPNLEFFNLGRIPRDKSKDKGGDGN; encoded by the exons ATGGCGAGTAACCTCGTCTCGAAGCTGTTCCGCCCTCATCTGACACAGCTT GTGTCTCTCCGTTCAGGTTGCTTGTTACGGGGGAAGGGGGAGGTGGCAGCAGCGATGTGTACCAGATGTTCCTCCAGTGGCTCTCCACCAGAGAAGATCAGCCGATACCCAATTCCTTACAAGAAAGATCTGCCGTATGATATAGTGGAGCTTATGGAAGAAGTGGAATCAAAG GGAGGATTTTTGCCCAATGTCTTCAAAGTTCTGTCTCACAGACCGGCAGAGTTCAGAGCCTTCTTTGCATACTACAACGAACTGATGAACAAGGACACAG GTAGATTAACCAAGGCAGACCGTGAGCTGATTGTAGTGGCAACCAGTATCTACAACAGGTGTCTGTACTGTGTGGTATCCCACGGTGCTCTGCATCGCATCTACTCAAAGAACCCCACACTTTGTGATCAG GTCATTGTGAACTATGAAAATGCTGACCTGGCCCCTCGGGAGCGTGCCATGCTGGACTTTGCCATGGCTGTGTGTCGCTGCGACACCATCACAGAGCAGCACTTTAAATCTCTGGAGGAAGCGGGCTTTGACCGCGAGGATGCCTGGGACATAGCCGCCATTGCTGCTTTCTTTGCCATGTCTAACAGGCTCGCCCATCTCACAGACATGAGGCCAAACCTGGAATTTTTTAACCTGGGCCGCATACCACGGGACAAGAGCAAGGACAAGGGGGGCGATGGCAACTGA